In a genomic window of Myxococcus guangdongensis:
- a CDS encoding nSTAND1 domain-containing NTPase gives MGVGTPATSRPPDSWTPPEEFDEYRIVRPIGRGRTGRVYLAQDTLLERPVAVKFIPALGPNALARFLVEARAAARIQHPNVVTLYRVGQLDEQPYLISEFIRGVSLDRLVKPLRWERVLAIGRDLARGLSAAHRRGVLHRDIKPGNAVLTESGAVKLLDFGLAKLLDGAVGDEVPPARTTTPPELQMDLDPELNPHFSARSLDGVFLPSLPQGALVGTPYYMSPEAWAGEDLSARSDVYSLGIVLYELCVGRGPYRDVVWRELPHVVRTQDALPLCEVAPQVDPTFAAIIDRCLRREPSERFASAAQLLEALETLSREDTPTHVPEGNPYRGLRAFEAEHRALFFGRRRECRAVVERLRGESFLLITGDSGVGKSSLCLAGILPAVIEGGLEDGRRWHTVRLVPGRKPLVALSAALASLLATEEELLAEALRAEPACLARRLRARLGAREGLLVYVDQLEELATLAEPNEAALAGQALGSLAEGASGVRLLASSRSDFLTRLTAVPGLGAEVPRALYLLRALTAEETREAVTGPSRVKGVRFESETLVDALVTAAAEGGLPLLQFALAELWEARDTKTQMITQAALDSMGGVAGALARHADAAVERLLPDQRVAARGVLLRLVTADGTRARKTDRELAGDDPRYQAALEALVRARLLVAREAPEGTSYELAHEALLSGWDSLAHWLTEAAERREVQALLETAAAHWEKHHHSRELLWGSRQLAEAAVLDVAELNRRERDFLRASRRTLIRSRGLRHALVVGFVLSLGLVYGGLKLRERWSLERQVRAELEEARKSLESALETKDLLHSERSEAFRLYGSGQKPEAERLWGKSVARAAQVRHRFDGVAGRLERALALAPERPDVRDALADFLFERALWAEQDGEVAMVPTLLQRLRLYDAQGERWQRWTAPARLTLGVAAHDVQVELRPLTRDTLGNEQPGEPLPLESEPWMDVSVPPGAYRLTLRAPHHEAVTQPLLLHRGEARRLELRLPREGSIPSGFVFVPAGEVRFGSAADASVREFFNAVPQHAVQVPGFLIARHEVTYADWLVFLETLSPESRAAHSPRVGTGGYAGHLALDQVEGVWRLRFQPGNVPYEALANEPIRYANRTRRGAQDWLRFPVSGISFSDAETYVSWLSFSGRVPGARLCSELEWERAARGVDGREFPHGDRLGPDDANIDTTYGKQPGGFGPDEVGSHPASRSPFGVDDMAGNVWEWTRSWLEPGRAVARGGSFAFAATSARSTNRELPEPSLRDVTMGLRVCADLTSPRL, from the coding sequence GTGGGAGTGGGCACCCCCGCCACTTCCCGGCCGCCAGACTCGTGGACTCCTCCCGAGGAGTTCGACGAGTACCGAATCGTTCGGCCCATCGGCCGAGGACGCACGGGCCGGGTGTACCTGGCCCAGGACACCCTGCTCGAACGGCCCGTGGCGGTGAAGTTCATCCCCGCCCTCGGCCCCAATGCCCTGGCGCGCTTCCTCGTCGAGGCCCGCGCCGCCGCCCGCATCCAGCACCCCAACGTCGTCACCCTCTACCGGGTGGGACAACTCGACGAACAGCCCTACCTCATCTCCGAGTTCATCCGCGGCGTCAGCCTGGACCGGCTCGTCAAACCCCTGCGCTGGGAGCGGGTGCTCGCCATCGGCAGGGACCTGGCCCGGGGCCTCAGCGCCGCCCACCGCCGTGGCGTCCTCCACCGAGACATCAAGCCCGGCAACGCCGTGCTCACCGAGAGCGGCGCCGTGAAGCTGCTCGACTTCGGCCTCGCCAAGCTGCTCGACGGCGCCGTGGGCGACGAGGTGCCCCCTGCGCGCACCACCACGCCCCCCGAGCTCCAGATGGATCTGGACCCGGAGCTCAATCCGCACTTCTCCGCCCGCTCGCTCGACGGCGTCTTCCTGCCCTCGCTGCCCCAGGGCGCCCTCGTCGGCACGCCGTACTACATGTCCCCCGAGGCCTGGGCCGGCGAGGACCTGTCGGCCCGCAGCGACGTGTACTCGCTGGGCATCGTCCTCTACGAGCTGTGCGTGGGCCGAGGCCCCTACCGGGACGTCGTCTGGCGCGAGCTGCCCCATGTCGTGCGCACCCAGGATGCCTTGCCGCTGTGCGAGGTCGCCCCGCAGGTGGACCCGACCTTCGCCGCCATCATCGACCGCTGCCTGCGCCGTGAGCCCTCCGAGCGCTTCGCCTCCGCCGCCCAGCTCCTCGAGGCCCTCGAGACCCTGTCCCGCGAGGACACGCCCACCCACGTCCCCGAGGGCAATCCCTATCGCGGCCTGCGCGCCTTCGAGGCCGAGCACCGCGCCCTCTTCTTTGGCCGCCGCCGTGAGTGTCGCGCCGTCGTGGAGCGCCTGCGCGGCGAGTCCTTCCTGCTCATCACCGGCGACTCCGGCGTCGGCAAGTCCTCCCTGTGCCTCGCCGGCATCCTCCCCGCCGTCATCGAGGGCGGACTCGAGGACGGCCGGCGCTGGCACACCGTCCGCCTCGTCCCGGGACGCAAGCCCCTGGTCGCGCTCTCCGCCGCGCTCGCCTCACTCCTCGCGACCGAGGAGGAACTCCTCGCCGAGGCGCTGCGCGCCGAGCCCGCGTGCCTCGCCCGACGCCTTCGCGCCCGTCTGGGCGCCCGTGAGGGTCTGCTCGTCTACGTGGACCAACTCGAGGAGCTGGCGACGCTCGCCGAGCCCAACGAGGCGGCGCTCGCGGGACAGGCCCTCGGCAGCCTCGCGGAGGGCGCCAGCGGGGTGCGGCTGCTCGCCTCCAGTCGCAGCGACTTCCTCACCCGGCTCACCGCAGTGCCCGGCCTGGGCGCCGAAGTCCCGCGCGCGCTGTACCTCCTGCGCGCCCTCACCGCCGAGGAGACCCGCGAGGCCGTCACCGGCCCCTCGCGCGTGAAGGGTGTCCGCTTCGAGTCGGAGACCCTCGTCGACGCGCTCGTCACCGCCGCGGCCGAGGGTGGCCTGCCGCTGCTCCAGTTCGCCCTCGCGGAGCTGTGGGAGGCCCGCGATACGAAGACGCAGATGATTACCCAGGCCGCGCTGGACTCGATGGGCGGCGTGGCCGGCGCCCTGGCCCGACACGCGGACGCGGCGGTGGAGCGCCTCTTGCCAGACCAGCGCGTCGCGGCGCGAGGCGTCCTGCTCCGACTCGTCACCGCCGACGGAACCCGCGCGCGCAAGACGGACCGTGAGCTCGCCGGAGACGACCCGCGCTACCAGGCCGCGCTCGAGGCCCTGGTCCGCGCGCGCCTGCTCGTGGCGCGCGAAGCGCCAGAGGGCACGTCCTACGAGCTGGCCCACGAGGCGCTCCTGTCGGGCTGGGATTCACTCGCGCACTGGCTGACCGAGGCCGCCGAGCGGCGCGAGGTCCAGGCGCTGTTGGAGACGGCCGCGGCCCACTGGGAGAAACACCACCACTCGCGCGAGCTGCTCTGGGGTTCACGTCAGCTCGCCGAGGCGGCGGTGCTGGACGTGGCCGAACTCAACCGCCGCGAGCGCGACTTCCTGCGCGCCTCCCGCCGCACGCTCATCCGCAGCCGCGGTCTGCGCCACGCGCTCGTGGTGGGCTTCGTCCTCTCGCTCGGCCTCGTGTACGGCGGCCTCAAGCTGCGCGAGCGCTGGAGCCTGGAGCGTCAGGTGCGCGCGGAGCTGGAGGAGGCGCGCAAGTCGCTCGAGTCCGCGCTGGAGACCAAGGACCTGCTCCACTCCGAGCGCTCGGAGGCCTTCCGGCTCTATGGCAGCGGCCAGAAGCCCGAGGCGGAGCGACTGTGGGGCAAGAGTGTCGCGCGCGCCGCACAGGTGCGCCATCGCTTCGACGGGGTCGCCGGACGTCTCGAGCGGGCCCTCGCGCTCGCGCCCGAGCGGCCCGATGTCCGCGACGCGCTCGCGGACTTCCTCTTCGAGCGCGCCCTGTGGGCCGAGCAGGACGGCGAGGTGGCCATGGTGCCCACGCTGCTGCAGCGCCTGCGCCTCTACGACGCGCAGGGTGAGCGCTGGCAGCGCTGGACGGCCCCCGCCCGCCTCACCCTGGGCGTCGCCGCGCACGACGTGCAGGTGGAGCTGCGTCCGTTGACGCGCGACACGCTCGGCAACGAGCAGCCCGGTGAGCCGCTGCCCTTGGAGTCCGAGCCCTGGATGGACGTCTCCGTGCCCCCTGGCGCCTATCGGCTCACGTTGCGCGCGCCGCACCACGAGGCGGTGACACAGCCGCTGCTCCTGCATCGCGGCGAGGCGCGGCGTCTGGAGTTGCGCCTGCCCCGCGAGGGCTCGATTCCCTCGGGCTTCGTCTTCGTCCCCGCGGGCGAGGTCCGCTTCGGCAGCGCCGCCGACGCCAGTGTGCGCGAGTTCTTCAACGCGGTGCCGCAGCACGCGGTGCAGGTGCCGGGCTTCCTCATCGCGCGTCACGAGGTGACGTACGCGGACTGGCTCGTCTTCCTGGAGACCCTGTCCCCCGAGTCACGTGCCGCGCATTCGCCTCGCGTGGGCACGGGGGGCTATGCGGGACACCTCGCACTGGACCAGGTGGAGGGGGTCTGGCGACTGCGCTTCCAGCCCGGCAACGTGCCCTACGAGGCGCTCGCGAACGAGCCCATCCGCTACGCGAACCGCACGCGACGCGGGGCGCAGGACTGGCTGCGCTTCCCGGTGAGCGGCATCTCCTTCTCCGACGCGGAGACGTACGTGTCGTGGCTGTCCTTCAGCGGCCGGGTGCCGGGGGCGCGGCTGTGCTCGGAGCTCGAGTGGGAGCGCGCGGCGCGCGGCGTGGATGGGCGCGAGTTCCCGCACGGAGACAGGCTGGGCCCGGACGACGCGAACATCGACACGACGTACGGCAAGCAGCCCGGAGGCTTCGGGCCGGACGAGGTGGGCAGTCACCCCGCGTCCCGCAGTCCGTTCGGCGTGGATGACATGGCGGGCAATGTCTGGGAGTGGACCCGCTCGTGGCTGGAGCCGGGGCGCGCGGTGGCGCGAGGTGGGAGCTTCGCGTTCGCGGCCACCTCCGCGCGCTCGACGAATCGCGAATTGCCCGAGCCCTCGTTGCGCGACGTGACGATGGGCCTGCGGGTGTGCGCGGACCTGACCTCACCGAGGCTGTGA
- a CDS encoding Ig-like domain-containing protein, giving the protein MELLVDGKSVETMLPPYRLRLETHAWVEGDHELLLRTSLGEQVFLSEPRPLRVDRTSPILVSRSPVSGERHVPAGQVIRASFSEALDPATIHGGSARLTAESRDLAGDVELSIDGRALTIHPRVRLPRDVAVHVVLDSSVTDLAGNPIQREEDGWSWTMPGFLPLGNSFSTDSPAESTPAFPEMLIPSSGLPIVAWADTGSRGVFVRHWTGEAWEFLGTPMKNVDASRYLNAQLNTEGHPVIAWIDDLASEIHVRYWTGSEWRTMGDAIRGLPPYLWALSMRTDGAGQWFMSFASRQEILVWKWDGASWGRIGLFPVAETSSVMAAYMELDAAGQPLVIWGERDVMGVDRYREARWEGGEWVSNPSALNALGMWSWGVGVAGRPLAATLVETGALIREWNGVSWSSLGTSFQERFPGGAPAAVHRFVEDPSGALVVLLGESESAGQPDTLHFRRFVEGDWAPLDYVLRPSRSSGMPRFGVTPAGRFIVARVEAAHAPPTHYFMQVYISND; this is encoded by the coding sequence GTGGAACTGTTGGTGGATGGCAAATCGGTGGAGACGATGCTTCCGCCGTACAGATTGCGTCTGGAGACCCATGCATGGGTGGAGGGCGATCACGAACTGCTCTTGCGGACGTCATTGGGCGAGCAGGTGTTCCTGAGCGAGCCTCGACCACTCAGGGTCGATAGGACTTCGCCAATCCTCGTGTCACGAAGCCCTGTGTCTGGTGAGCGTCATGTTCCAGCGGGGCAGGTGATTCGAGCTTCATTCTCAGAAGCGCTCGACCCGGCGACGATTCATGGAGGCTCCGCTCGGTTGACGGCGGAGTCGAGGGACCTCGCTGGGGATGTGGAGCTGTCCATCGATGGGAGAGCGCTGACGATTCATCCGAGGGTCCGGTTGCCCAGGGATGTCGCAGTCCATGTCGTGCTGGATTCTTCGGTGACTGACCTGGCTGGGAATCCGATTCAGCGCGAGGAGGATGGCTGGAGTTGGACCATGCCAGGCTTTCTCCCACTGGGGAACTCGTTCTCGACAGACTCGCCCGCGGAAAGCACGCCTGCTTTTCCTGAGATGCTTATCCCCTCATCTGGATTGCCCATTGTGGCCTGGGCCGATACCGGCAGCAGGGGTGTGTTCGTCCGACATTGGACGGGTGAAGCATGGGAGTTTCTTGGAACGCCCATGAAGAACGTGGATGCGTCTAGATACCTCAATGCCCAGTTGAATACTGAAGGGCATCCAGTGATTGCCTGGATTGATGATCTCGCCTCTGAAATCCACGTCCGTTATTGGACTGGGAGCGAGTGGAGGACGATGGGCGACGCGATTCGTGGCCTTCCGCCCTATCTCTGGGCTCTCTCGATGCGGACGGATGGAGCGGGACAGTGGTTCATGAGCTTCGCTTCTCGCCAGGAAATCCTTGTCTGGAAATGGGATGGAGCGAGCTGGGGCCGGATAGGACTGTTCCCGGTGGCAGAGACCTCCAGTGTCATGGCTGCCTATATGGAACTCGATGCTGCGGGACAACCGCTTGTCATCTGGGGAGAGCGAGATGTGATGGGTGTGGACCGCTATCGTGAGGCACGATGGGAGGGGGGCGAGTGGGTGTCGAATCCCTCAGCGCTCAACGCACTGGGAATGTGGTCGTGGGGGGTGGGCGTCGCGGGGCGTCCCCTTGCTGCGACACTTGTTGAAACAGGCGCCCTGATTCGGGAATGGAATGGCGTGTCCTGGTCTTCGCTGGGCACCTCGTTCCAGGAGCGCTTTCCTGGAGGCGCACCCGCGGCAGTACATCGCTTCGTCGAGGACCCTTCGGGTGCGCTGGTGGTCCTGCTGGGGGAATCCGAAAGTGCAGGACAACCCGACACGCTGCACTTCCGGAGGTTCGTCGAGGGGGATTGGGCACCCCTCGATTACGTACTGCGTCCTTCACGCTCCTCGGGCATGCCCCGATTCGGAGTGACTCCCGCAGGGCGGTTCATCGTAGCCCGAGTCGAAGCAGCTCATGCTCCGCCGACGCACTACTTCATGCAGGTCTATATCTCTAACGACTGA
- a CDS encoding response regulator — protein sequence MKRTAAQTSEEQVPDATAAVSPGNRKRILVVDDFDDAREMYAEYLEFVGFEVDTARDGVEAVAKAQSSEPDIILMDLSLPVMDGWEATRRIKQDTRTRDIPVMALTGHVLAGNAEHAREAGADEFVAKPCLPSDLENKIRNMLKPSKARKPNGQEG from the coding sequence ATGAAGCGCACGGCCGCCCAGACCTCGGAAGAGCAGGTGCCGGACGCGACTGCGGCCGTGTCCCCCGGGAACCGCAAGCGCATCCTCGTCGTCGACGACTTCGACGATGCCCGCGAGATGTATGCGGAATACCTGGAGTTCGTCGGCTTCGAAGTCGACACCGCTCGGGACGGCGTCGAGGCGGTGGCGAAGGCCCAGTCGAGCGAGCCGGACATCATCCTCATGGACCTGTCCCTGCCCGTCATGGACGGCTGGGAGGCGACCCGACGTATCAAACAGGACACTCGGACCCGCGATATCCCCGTCATGGCGCTGACGGGCCACGTGCTCGCCGGCAACGCCGAGCACGCCCGCGAGGCCGGTGCCGACGAGTTCGTCGCCAAGCCGTGCCTGCCCTCGGACCTGGAGAACAAGATCCGAAACATGCTCAAGCCGAGCAAGGCGCGTAAGCCGAACGGGCAGGAAGGCTGA
- a CDS encoding Ig-like domain-containing protein, with protein sequence MVPDAGVPTVGARLILSRQTTNGGVDVQAELTGASPEKVELLVDGSAVETMLPPYKLRLDTQALIEGDHELRVRTTLGGNVSLSEPSQLTVDRTPPVLMSRVPAPGDLSVPAGQVVRVEFSEALEPETVHAGSVRLEVDSKIVAGDVTLSADGRGVTISPVGRLPKDVAIQVVLDVSVTDLAGNSIQRGDEWRWTVPGFLPLGNALASAPPQYSTPSFPEVLAQTSGMPLVAWGDSGSGGVFIHQWTGAAWELMGGTPLRVAGRVSSFNARLDEAQHPVVGWLDDELGEVHVRRWTGSEWVSMGGVIRAPKTYCWGLSLRTNGAGRWFVSFAIREEFFVYEWDGTTWLQRGLFRPADNWGVASTAMELDEGGNPVVIWGEMNAAGDTIRYETRWWSQGEWKSAASSLGHPSGWAWGVGAPGRPLVAIHDAAEIDVWEWRSTAWRELGTAFEERFPGGARAEVRRFALDSSGALVVLLGEPEAAGQPETLHMRKLVGSEWVPLEGLLRPPPGLTPNPASRFVITPDGRTLVARIESAGQPPNEQHRIQVYISND encoded by the coding sequence GTGGTGCCCGACGCTGGGGTACCCACCGTGGGGGCACGCCTCATCCTGTCCCGACAGACGACGAACGGCGGTGTCGACGTCCAGGCCGAACTGACTGGGGCCTCACCAGAGAAGGTGGAGTTGCTGGTGGATGGCAGTGCGGTAGAGACGATGCTGCCTCCGTACAAGCTGCGTCTGGATACCCAGGCGTTGATTGAAGGGGACCACGAACTGCGCGTGCGGACGACGCTGGGGGGCAATGTGTCCCTGAGCGAGCCAAGTCAGTTGACGGTGGATAGGACACCGCCGGTTCTCATGTCGCGCGTCCCCGCTCCAGGCGACTTGAGTGTCCCAGCAGGTCAGGTGGTTCGCGTTGAGTTCTCGGAGGCGCTTGAGCCGGAGACGGTTCATGCAGGCTCCGTTCGGCTGGAGGTAGATTCAAAAATCGTCGCTGGGGACGTGACTCTGTCGGCTGACGGCAGGGGCGTGACGATAAGTCCAGTGGGCCGGCTGCCCAAGGATGTTGCAATTCAGGTGGTGCTGGACGTCTCGGTGACAGACTTGGCTGGAAACTCGATTCAGCGAGGTGATGAATGGCGCTGGACGGTTCCTGGCTTCCTCCCGCTGGGGAATGCGCTCGCGAGCGCCCCTCCCCAGTACAGCACCCCCAGTTTTCCCGAGGTGCTCGCCCAGACCTCGGGAATGCCCCTTGTCGCATGGGGCGACAGCGGCAGCGGAGGCGTGTTCATCCATCAATGGACGGGCGCTGCCTGGGAATTGATGGGCGGAACTCCACTGAGGGTTGCTGGGAGGGTCTCCTCTTTCAACGCGCGCCTGGATGAGGCTCAGCACCCGGTGGTGGGATGGCTCGACGATGAATTGGGAGAAGTTCATGTCCGACGGTGGACCGGGAGTGAATGGGTCTCGATGGGAGGCGTGATTCGTGCCCCGAAAACCTACTGTTGGGGACTCTCCTTGAGAACGAATGGGGCGGGGCGCTGGTTCGTGAGCTTCGCGATTCGCGAGGAATTCTTCGTCTATGAATGGGACGGCACAACCTGGCTTCAGCGCGGCCTGTTCCGGCCGGCAGACAATTGGGGTGTGGCATCGACGGCGATGGAACTCGATGAAGGCGGGAACCCGGTTGTCATCTGGGGAGAGATGAATGCCGCAGGCGATACCATTCGCTATGAGACGCGCTGGTGGAGTCAGGGCGAATGGAAGAGCGCTGCTTCGTCGCTGGGGCACCCGAGTGGGTGGGCCTGGGGTGTGGGGGCTCCTGGTCGCCCGCTCGTGGCGATCCATGATGCGGCGGAGATCGATGTTTGGGAGTGGCGGAGCACTGCATGGCGCGAGCTTGGCACTGCCTTCGAGGAACGATTCCCCGGTGGGGCGCGGGCTGAAGTGCGCCGCTTCGCCCTGGATTCTTCCGGGGCGCTGGTGGTCCTCCTGGGGGAGCCAGAGGCCGCTGGGCAGCCCGAGACGCTGCACATGAGGAAGCTCGTCGGTAGCGAATGGGTTCCACTCGAGGGCCTGCTTCGTCCGCCACCCGGGTTGACGCCCAATCCCGCGTCCCGATTCGTAATCACTCCTGACGGACGGACCCTCGTTGCCCGAATCGAATCCGCAGGTCAGCCGCCGAATGAGCAACACCGCATCCAGGTCTACATCTCCAACGACTGA
- a CDS encoding ADYC domain-containing protein codes for MVARRMVGAVVVACGLVGCGSAVEVEESRTLGTQVAELSSPNGRNLNGRNLNGRNLNSTELGQMLVSVRFAGAERADAGAPALSNTWLDGSVLHGATSHGMVSGMDFLGARFVGELGSGDTVPLRIDDIQPATSASADVWVYRVSYYAADEGMWKPACQAADGSALGAIALTGRWDYRQGVAGGGAKIEDAQSFTLACEGAALAKCVRFGYRPWAGTVNGQSLGELHQACTRMVRADFCGDGTSYTADGNWVNLYDASGVQQDSESWSLEAEWDAAGARCRSQTTRAGTQAVSCSSGTVVPTCGQPSNFEAGTLLMSEIPVAP; via the coding sequence ATGGTGGCGAGGCGGATGGTGGGGGCGGTGGTCGTTGCCTGCGGGCTGGTGGGCTGTGGAAGCGCGGTGGAGGTCGAGGAGTCCCGGACGCTGGGGACCCAGGTGGCCGAGTTGTCGTCGCCCAACGGGCGCAACCTGAATGGCCGCAACCTCAACGGGCGCAATCTCAACAGCACGGAGCTGGGGCAGATGCTGGTGTCGGTGCGCTTCGCGGGCGCCGAGCGCGCGGACGCGGGGGCTCCCGCGCTGTCGAACACGTGGCTGGACGGCAGCGTCCTCCACGGGGCGACGTCGCACGGCATGGTGTCCGGGATGGACTTCCTCGGGGCGCGCTTCGTCGGGGAGCTCGGGAGCGGGGACACGGTTCCCCTGCGCATCGATGACATCCAGCCGGCGACGAGCGCGAGCGCGGATGTCTGGGTGTATCGCGTCTCCTATTACGCGGCCGACGAGGGGATGTGGAAGCCCGCGTGCCAGGCGGCGGATGGCTCGGCGCTCGGGGCGATTGCGCTGACGGGGCGCTGGGACTACCGGCAGGGCGTGGCGGGCGGCGGCGCGAAGATCGAGGACGCGCAGTCCTTCACCCTCGCGTGCGAGGGCGCGGCCCTGGCCAAGTGCGTGCGCTTCGGCTACCGCCCCTGGGCGGGGACCGTGAATGGACAGAGCCTGGGTGAGCTGCACCAGGCCTGCACGCGCATGGTGCGCGCGGACTTCTGTGGCGACGGTACGTCGTACACGGCGGATGGGAACTGGGTGAACCTGTACGACGCCTCGGGCGTGCAGCAGGACTCCGAGAGCTGGAGCCTGGAGGCGGAGTGGGACGCGGCGGGGGCGCGCTGCCGCTCGCAGACGACGCGCGCGGGGACGCAGGCGGTGTCGTGCTCGTCGGGCACGGTGGTCCCCACCTGTGGCCAGCCCTCGAACTTCGAGGCGGGCACGCTGTTGATGAGCGAAATCCCGGTGGCTCCGTAG
- a CDS encoding carboxypeptidase-like regulatory domain-containing protein — protein MKKHLVMAVVPFLALGCGDDFKDENGDGIADGIREPDTVTVVTPATPKGTVSGQVLGTDLKPLADASVEITIGSSEEPLAGTTDAKGNFEFKGVPAGSQVLLTFTKTGYATLRATSTVPSSAGNVPINNANVSFGPVTLTRLDGSLRFLLVTPQGRPAANVRATLEASPAGTVVLSNGDNTTRVMSTVVVEATSDDQGVLQFQNIPSAQELARFTSQTGQYRLWVAPTDSNNDGVPEINGYVDTYTAASVVTVGTTRILNLPASRPTGNRLAIEGSNVAALRAAATLHPLNNMVRPGEPIYLYFNQPVQQGSVLARLTDEYFKESLPVTVTVGNGGYSATITPAGNAIQVGKEYNIDLRAASVETGEVYQNHASFFGGEPGTPSPVTIVEARYQESQVGVVPALNDGETVYINFSAPVTIPAAGGVQVFFDNPLDNVADATATGEKGSRNGFPLFLAEPVGPYVTQWDRPEEPIYPPFTSGYSTRYAFTFRTTLAGGLQPSQAKISIEFSNLPRNGVVGTYQSIWGQPIVNDLAINGLAVQPAPLPASVR, from the coding sequence ATGAAGAAGCATCTGGTCATGGCCGTTGTGCCGTTCCTGGCGCTCGGGTGTGGAGACGATTTCAAGGACGAGAACGGGGACGGAATCGCGGACGGCATCCGTGAGCCGGACACCGTGACGGTGGTGACGCCGGCGACGCCGAAGGGCACGGTGTCGGGCCAGGTGTTGGGAACGGACCTCAAGCCGCTGGCGGATGCGTCGGTGGAGATCACGATTGGCAGCTCCGAGGAGCCGCTGGCGGGGACGACGGACGCGAAGGGCAACTTCGAGTTCAAGGGTGTCCCGGCGGGCTCGCAGGTGCTGCTGACGTTCACGAAGACGGGCTACGCGACGCTGCGAGCCACCTCGACGGTTCCGTCGTCGGCGGGCAACGTGCCCATCAACAACGCGAACGTGAGCTTCGGTCCGGTGACGCTGACGCGCCTGGACGGCTCGCTGCGCTTCCTGCTGGTGACGCCGCAGGGCCGTCCCGCGGCGAACGTGCGCGCGACGCTCGAAGCCTCGCCGGCCGGCACGGTGGTGCTGTCGAACGGTGACAACACCACGCGCGTGATGAGCACGGTGGTGGTGGAGGCGACGTCGGACGACCAGGGCGTGCTGCAGTTCCAGAACATCCCCTCCGCGCAGGAGCTGGCGCGCTTCACGAGCCAGACGGGCCAGTACCGCCTCTGGGTGGCGCCGACGGACTCGAACAACGACGGCGTCCCGGAGATCAACGGCTACGTGGACACGTACACGGCCGCGTCCGTGGTGACGGTCGGCACCACGCGCATCCTGAACCTGCCGGCGTCACGTCCTACGGGAAATCGGCTGGCCATCGAGGGCAGCAACGTGGCGGCCCTGCGTGCTGCCGCGACGCTCCACCCGCTGAACAACATGGTGCGTCCGGGCGAGCCCATCTACCTGTACTTCAACCAGCCCGTGCAGCAGGGCTCAGTGCTGGCGCGCCTGACGGACGAGTACTTCAAGGAGTCGCTGCCCGTCACGGTGACCGTCGGGAACGGTGGCTACAGCGCGACCATCACTCCGGCTGGCAACGCGATTCAGGTGGGCAAGGAGTACAACATCGACCTGCGCGCTGCTTCCGTGGAGACGGGCGAGGTCTACCAGAACCACGCCTCCTTCTTCGGAGGTGAGCCGGGTACGCCGTCGCCGGTGACCATCGTCGAGGCGCGGTATCAGGAAAGTCAGGTAGGAGTCGTCCCCGCGCTGAATGATGGCGAAACGGTGTACATCAACTTCAGTGCTCCCGTGACGATTCCTGCAGCGGGGGGCGTCCAAGTGTTCTTCGACAATCCCCTCGACAACGTGGCGGATGCCACTGCGACGGGAGAGAAGGGCAGCAGGAACGGCTTCCCGTTGTTCCTTGCGGAACCGGTTGGCCCCTATGTGACCCAGTGGGATCGGCCGGAGGAGCCTATCTATCCTCCCTTCACGTCGGGCTACAGCACGCGCTACGCGTTCACCTTCCGGACGACCCTGGCGGGTGGTCTGCAGCCAAGCCAAGCGAAGATCTCGATCGAGTTCTCGAATCTACCGCGCAACGGTGTTGTCGGGACCTACCAGAGCATTTGGGGGCAGCCCATCGTGAATGACCTCGCGATCAACGGGCTCGCGGTCCAGCCGGCTCCTCTTCCCGCTTCGGTGCGGTAA